In Thermoanaerobacterium xylanolyticum LX-11, the genomic window TTCGATATTACATTTATAGAAACATCTTTTCCTTCTAATATTTCTAATAAATCTTGAAGATATGTAGAGCTTATGCTGTTTCCTGCAAAGTATATCTCTGGCGCTTTTCTAACAGATTGCGGTAAAACATTGTAAAATGAGTGTGTAAGCATCTCAATCGCTGCTCTTGCACCTAAATATGAACCACCAATACCGATAACCACAAGTACATCTGAATCTGATTTTATCTTCTCTGCAGCTTTTTTAATGCGAGCAAATTCTTCCTTGTCATAATCTTTAGGCAAATCAACCCATCCAAGGAAATCGCTTCCCTGGGCTGTCTTATTAAGCACCATATCTAATGATAGAAGCGCTTGCTTCTCAAGATATGATATTTCGTGCTCATTGACAAAATTTAGCGCATTTGAATAATCAAAGTTCAATACATTTGTCATATGTAAACCTCCAATCTTTTTTTACATCTCATATTTTATACCATATGATACATATTATCAAGCTTTAGCTGAGAAACATATCGTTTGCAATCATCTTGCCTGTATGTGTCTTGAAATTTTTCTCAATAATATTTGCCACATTTTCTTTATCCTCGTACAATTCGTCTTCTTCGATGTTGACTAAAAGATCTGATTCCCATATTATCTGAAAATCAATCCCATCATTTTTAGACGCCGTATGGTGTCCACCTATAATGTATGCAACTCTATCTATAATATCCTCATCTTCATTATTTTTTAGCATTATCTCTCTTGCAATCGGCGGTCCTTCTATTTCCTGATATTTGCCGGATGAACTACCGTACTTTTCCTCAGCCTTTTTGATACCAATATCGTGCAAAATTGCGCTTATGTATATAACCTTTTTCGTTTTTTCATCTGCAATATGCTCACCATAAGCAATTCTATCAGCATAATTAAGCACTTTCAATGCGTGATTTATTCTTTTTAAATCTGAACCATAGTATTCTTTAAGCTCAACAATGTATTTAAGCCTTGACATAATCTCATCTCCCCCCTTATCTTTTCTTTAATTATTATTTTTGCATAATGATAGTTTACCGTCAATAAACATTTCGTTAAATTTTGAAATTAATTTTATAGTGGTTATAATATAGATGGAGGTGTTTTAAATGGATGCAATAGAAGTATTAAAACAAAGAAGATCTGTTAGAACTTTTGAAGATAAACCGATACCAAAAAATATTTTAGAGGACATCATCGACTGCGGAAGATTAGCTCCATCAGGAAACAACGCTCAACCATGGCATTTTGTGGTTGTCACTGATAAAGAGACTCTAAAGTTTATATCAGAGAAGGCTACATACGGCAAATTTATAAAAGATGCGGCAGCATGCGTCGTAGTATATTGCGAGAAAGACAATAGACATCATCTGGAAGACGGATCGGCGGCAACAGAAAACATCATGTTAGCAGCAAAGGCACACGGCATTTCTTCATGCTGGGTCGCTGGATATGACCGCAGTTATGAAAATGACATTAATGAGCGTCTAAACGTTCCTTCTAATCTAAGGATGATTTCCATCATTCCATTAGGATACAGTCAAGACAATCCAGCCCCAAGAAACAAAAAATCATTGCAAGACGTAATCCATTGGGAGAAGTTTTGATATCTAACTTCTGTATAATTTTATTAAGCCTGGTAATAGCCCAGGCTTTAATTCTTTTAAAATTTTTTTATAAGTGATAAAATTAAATTATAGAATATTTTGTGAAAGAAGGGGTAATATTGGAAACTGCAGTTAAACGATTTTTAAGGTACGTAAAATATGAAACGACATCAGATGAAAACTCTTCGAAATGTCCCAGCACAGAAGGGCAGATGGCTTTTGCAAAAGTTTTATCTGACGAATTGAAATCCATAGGACTTGAAGACGTATCTGTTGATGAAAATGGCTATGTAATGGGCACCATATTATCAAACGTTGACGAAGAAGTACCCGTAGTAGGATTTATAGCCCACATGGATACAAGCCCTGATATGTCAGGAAAAAATGTAAATCCTCAGATTATAGAAAACTATGATGGAAATGATATAGTCCTAAACAGAGATCTTAATGTAGTCTTGTCGCCAAATGATTTCCCTGAATTAAAGCAGTACGTAGGAAAATCATTGATTACAACAGATGGAACGACTCTATTAGGTGCCGATGACAAAGCAGGCGTTGCAGCAATCATCACAGCTTGTGAATATCTTATTTCACACCCTGAAATAAAGCATGGCACGATAAAAATATGCTTTACACCAGATGAGGAAATT contains:
- a CDS encoding HD domain-containing protein, with protein sequence MSRLKYIVELKEYYGSDLKRINHALKVLNYADRIAYGEHIADEKTKKVIYISAILHDIGIKKAEEKYGSSSGKYQEIEGPPIAREIMLKNNEDEDIIDRVAYIIGGHHTASKNDGIDFQIIWESDLLVNIEEDELYEDKENVANIIEKNFKTHTGKMIANDMFLS
- a CDS encoding nitroreductase family protein, which gives rise to MDAIEVLKQRRSVRTFEDKPIPKNILEDIIDCGRLAPSGNNAQPWHFVVVTDKETLKFISEKATYGKFIKDAAACVVVYCEKDNRHHLEDGSAATENIMLAAKAHGISSCWVAGYDRSYENDINERLNVPSNLRMISIIPLGYSQDNPAPRNKKSLQDVIHWEKF